The Ziziphus jujuba cultivar Dongzao chromosome 3, ASM3175591v1 region TACAATTCAGACCACGGTTACTTCTTCTGCTACCGTGGTTGACGGATGGATATCAACAACCATTGATATTCATCGTCACAGACTTTCCAATCTCATTCTCGGCCTCGACATCGAATGGCGTCCCTACTTTCAATCCCAAGATCGAAATCCAGTTGCAATCCTTCAGATTTGCGAAGGCCATCGATGCTTGATCTTTCAGCTACTCCACGCCGACTCAATTCCCTTATCACTGCGCCAATTTCTGGCTTTCCCATACTTCACTTTTGTGGGTGTTGGGGTTCAAGAAGACGCGGAAAAACTCTTTCAGGAACTGCAACTGAGAGTTGTTAGTACTATGGATTTGGCCCAACTTGCCGCTGATAGATATGGAGTCGAAGATTTTAGAAGAAGGGGCTTGAAGAGGTTGGCCATGGAACTGATTGGCAAGTACATGGAAAAGCCCAAACATGTTACTCTGAGTCAATGGGATGCCAAGAATCTTTCTGATGAACAAGTTGAATATGCTACCATTGATGCTTATGTATCTTTTGCACTTGGGTTGTCCTTGTTGAAGGGATTCAGAAGAGTCAGCCCGGTCCCGTACCCACTGCATCAGCATTCTTGCAATGTCAGCTATTGGCGTCCTCCACCTCAGCCTTCTTTCTTTGTGGTGTACACTCAACCACCACcacaatttgtttaaaaaaaaaaaaaaatgaaaaattttgttgtgatacatattattgtattaaagtataggatgaaattaaagaaaaacatgGGTTGTACATTGAcacttaattttcaataattagcattattgattttttaattttctttttttcagatAGTTTATTACCATTAtgtttattttccaattaagtGTAGCTTCGATGTTGAGTGTAGAATTATTAATGTCCTTTGCTATTTGAAAACTCTTGTATGTCAAAACTATCACCTATCAACTTAATAAATATGATGCATGAATAGTCTCTGTAAGTCCAAGATATTTGACTACTGAATTTACAAATTGAAGTCACTTTGCAATGACAGAAATGTAATGATGTTAGAAAGTCTTTTCTGATCACAAACGGCTGTaagaaattttatatacatgcttaagtttatttatttactactAGATgctcttatttatttgttacacCAGCAGAATACAGATGGAGATGAACAATGAATAATTCATGTTTTGTTTTGGGAAGTAGAATGATTCATGctctttgaaaataaatttagtgaatttttaaacTGATTGTCAATTCACTTGAcagacaaaatataaaaaaagaccaAAGCCACATATATATGGCTGTGCTTAATTTTGACAGCAAAATTAAGTGTAAATAATGGAGTGTTGGCCCTGTTTTGGATGGATTAGGATTTATTAGCCCAAGCTTAAAAGAGAGagatggggggggggggggggggggggggggcgcggTGTTtagaggaggagagagagagagagagagagtaataaaaaataaaaaccacttAACTTTTTTACAAGAACTAACCCACTTATGACATGATCGAGTCAAATACTGCCTACCATTTCCCAAGGCC contains the following coding sequences:
- the LOC132803102 gene encoding 3'-5' exonuclease-like, producing the protein MEGCYRIHYSGTTIQTTVTSSATVVDGWISTTIDIHRHRLSNLILGLDIEWRPYFQSQDRNPVAILQICEGHRCLIFQLLHADSIPLSLRQFLAFPYFTFVGVGVQEDAEKLFQELQLRVVSTMDLAQLAADRYGVEDFRRRGLKRLAMELIGKYMEKPKHVTLSQWDAKNLSDEQVEYATIDAYVSFALGLSLLKGFRRVSPVPYPLHQHSCNVSYWRPPPQPSFFVVYTQPPPQFV